CAAGAAGAATGAGAAAACCATAAGCAAAATGGTTGAAATTGTCTGATATTGTTAATCACTTTCCttataaccaaaacaaaagctTATATTCTTTCACTGTTTTCCATTTAAGTTCTCAATCAACAACAGTTAGCTTAGTACTACCTTAACAAAAGCACAAAAACTACCTACTGATTTGATTCACCTATTTTTCtacaacaaaaaaaaggaagttGAACATAAGGCTGAAGCTCTTACATTGCCATGGCTGATCAAATTCTCCTTCCAAAAAACCCTTTTCAAATATGTTAGGGAAAACCTTCACCAAGCTTCTGGATTGCGCAAAATATTTTCCTTCTTGAACCAACTGCATTTATTCCCATATCTTTCAAATCTTCCAATGTCAACAATGGCAAAACCTCATCATCCACTTCATGGATCTCGAAAACAGGGGCGTACCTTCCTAAACCCAAACTGTTTAACCATATCCTAACCCCATCTTCCTCAGTCGGCCTTATGTCGGAATCGGATAAGTCCGCCCGATCCGAAACCCTTGTACGAATTGGCCTCCTTTGATAAAGAAGTTCCCTTTCATTGGCCATGTTATCCAAAGAATGAACTGGACTATGCTCTTTCATGGGACTTTCCGAGTTCTCCATGTCGAAATCATCATTATCTTGATCACCACTATATCTATCATCTGTTTCCAAATTGTTGTTGTTAGTAGTGTTGGTACTGTTGCCGTTGATTATGACGTTTCCGCCGCTGAAATCGTCGAGTTTGGGGACCCAATTCGAGCGGACCCGTTTAGTGGCGGAGCCCCGTTTGTTGAAATCTTTGACCCTCCAGCTAGCAATTGCGGCACCATCCAAATTGGTGTTATTGTGGTCAGCTTCAGTTTCATCATCGTCAGTGGTGAGATTGGTTAGGGCGCGAGTCTTGGATGACTTAGAAGTGACAGCGGCGGCGGAGTGGGGTTGGTGTTTCCATGGCTTGGTGACGGCGGAAGAGGAGGAGGGCCTTCGGAGATGAGAATCGTGGGGTTGGTCACCGCCAATATCGCCTAAACGTACGCTGGGACGTCTCTGGCGTTTGGGTCCAACGGTGTCAGATGAAGCCACGACTAGGGGTGCTACGACGCCATTTAACTGGGCATCTGATGGCTGTATATCCGCCATTGGTTTGTTTTTATCAGATAAAAAGGAGGAGTTTTGGGCTCTGCAGTTTCGGTGGAGAGAGAGAAATAAAGTGGTGAAGTGAAGAGAGTGAATGGCGGATGTTGGGTTAGCGACGCGTGTCCCTCTAGTCTTTTCTTAGAAGAACCGACCAAAGTCTTCTCAATTTTACTTCTTTGATTATCCTCCTCGTCTCTCAGATTTGTAATTAAGGCTGTGTTTTATAGGGGTACATGTTTTCTAGTGTTTGATAgcaggaaaatattttccttttgtaaAACTAATTCCAAGACACGGAAAAACCTATTACAAAATtggggaaaatgtcttacgccCTTCAtttcggtaagacattttccgtttTCTCTCCTACCTTCATTCCTTCATTTCCTTCCATTTCCACACCCCCACAAGATCTGTCGACTGATTTTCCCCCACAATACGTTCTCTCCAACCACCATTTCTGTCAGATCTGTGGCAAATTTCAGGTAAGACATTATTTGATTTGTGtgttttcccctttttctttcttcatatGGGTTCCTGCATGTATCTTTAGCCTCCACATGATCAGGTGGCTGGTTAAATGGTTGCTAACCAAAGCAAATTTGAATAGAGGataactttttttcctttttttttcccctcTTTCTTTTGGGGTTTGGGGGATGAGGTTGCCATGTGTACGGTTTTGTCTAGACAAAAATTAATCTGCATGGTTTTTATGATTCTCTGTTGTGTGCTGATAAAACCATATATTTGTATGTTTTGCTCTGAAATTGTTCCCAAAGTCATTTCTAGTTTCTCTAGTTCTACATGTTAAAGGCTAGATTCTATTTTCTGAACCGTTGGTTTTAGTGGAATAGAAGTTTTCAATGCTTAGAATGCTAGTACAACTAGACTGGATTTCTCATACTGTTATGCTTAGTGAATCTTGCTGCTCCAAGTATTTTCTCACCTTATAATTGTTGTTTTAACGGTATGTTGTTTCACAGTGTCTATAAATGAGGTCTTCACTCACTCTTCACCCTACAATCAAAGAGAATTTGGCCCCTTCTACCcacaatcaaatattatatttcatccCCTAAACCCTCCCTCTTGTTTCTCTCTATAATGACCACACCCACCACAAAATCGAACAAAGGGACACTAACGATACCCAATTTTTCGCCCATTCGTAATTTGGTTCACAAAGCTATTTAGaacaatatttgatttttttcttaaagaaaagaaaaggtgaaaattttgacaaaaacagGTAATGTTCTAAAAAGCAACAGTTTGGTGGTGAGGCTAAAAGCGAAAGTCCAAAGCTCACTCAATGCATCGAAAGGCACAGTAGACTTGGCTTTTGCATATATAATTCAAGATAATTTTCCCACCCTTCACTTCCAATTTATATGGTGATCATCCGTCCCCTCCCTCCGACAAACAATCCGAATTTTCTTCTCATCAGcttcttgatttttctctgAATCCAGTTCTTTGGTAGCCCATACTGAGACCCTTCAGTCACCAAGCACATGCTTCAGTTGAATACAACAAACACATTTAACAAGTGACTCTGCGCATGATGATTCTCCCAAATAACTTAAGATCCATTTACAGTCATTTCAGGTGAGGATTTTGGTGGTACCAAGGGACAGTCATCGCCACTTAATTGTCTATTGTCTGAGGGGCTATGCAAGCAATCTGAACAATTT
The window above is part of the Gossypium raimondii isolate GPD5lz chromosome 9, ASM2569854v1, whole genome shotgun sequence genome. Proteins encoded here:
- the LOC105800834 gene encoding uncharacterized protein LOC105800834; the protein is MADIQPSDAQLNGVVAPLVVASSDTVGPKRQRRPSVRLGDIGGDQPHDSHLRRPSSSSAVTKPWKHQPHSAAAVTSKSSKTRALTNLTTDDDETEADHNNTNLDGAAIASWRVKDFNKRGSATKRVRSNWVPKLDDFSGGNVIINGNSTNTTNNNNLETDDRYSGDQDNDDFDMENSESPMKEHSPVHSLDNMANERELLYQRRPIRTRVSDRADLSDSDIRPTEEDGVRIWLNSLGLGRYAPVFEIHEVDDEVLPLLTLEDLKDMGINAVGSRRKIFCAIQKLGEGFP